A region of the Methanobrevibacter ruminantium M1 genome:
ATTGATATGGAAAAAGACGAACTTATCAATACTTTGCCAATGATGGCAAGCGATATAGAGGATTACGATGATGAGGAAATAAAAGTGGAATTCTTCCCAAATCGTCCGGACAACCTTTCTGTTGAAGGGGTTGCAAGATCATTTAAAGGTTTTTTAGGATTGGAAACTGGAATACCAAAATATGAAATAGTTCCATCAGGTGAAAAAGTCACAGTAAGTCCGGAAGTTGCAGAAATACGTCCATTTATCAAGTTTGCAAAGATTGAAAATGTGGACTTCTCTGGAGATAAGATCAAATACATCATGGACTTTCAGGAAAACCTTCACTGGGTAATCGGAAGGGACAGAAAGAAAGTAGCTATCGGAGTTCACAATGCAGATGTCATTAGCGGACCATACAAATACATAGCAACTCCAAAAGACGAAAATGCCTTTGTTGCCCTTGAAATGGAAGAGGAAATGACTCCAGGAGAAATATTGACCCAACATAAGAAAGGGGAAAAGTATGCTCACTTGATTGATAAGTTTGACAAATACCCTCTTATTCTCGATAAGGACAATCAAGTATTATCAATGCCTCCAATCATCAATGGAGAACTTACAAAGCTCACAGAAGACACTAAAAACATCATTGTGGATGTTACTGGAACTGATGAAATTGCAGTTACACAGGCTTTAGATATTTTATGCGCATCATTCGCTGAAGTGGGAGGCCAAGTCAAATCCATGGAAGTGGAATATGAAGATAGAACCGTCATAAGCCCTGACTTTACTCCAAAAGTCAAGACAGTTCATGTTGACTTGACAAACGAGCTTATCGGAGGAACTGACTTAAGCCCTGAAGATATTAAGAAGCTCCTTGAAAAGGCTAGATTTGATGCTAATATCCTTAATGAGAATGAATTGGAAGTATTCATCCCACCGTACAGAGTGGATATCCTCCATGAAGTGGACATTGTAGAAAACATTACAATCCAATATCATATCAATGCAGTTGAAGCCAAATTGCCTGATATAACCACTGTAGCAAATGAACATAATTGGTTTAAATCTGAAAAGACAATCAGAGAGCTTATGGTAGGACTTGGATTCCAGGAAATCATGAGCCTAATGCTTACCAGCGAAGAAAGCCAATATGAAAAAATGAATGCTGAGGAAATCGACCATGTTCAAGTCTCAAAGCCAATAACAATCAGCGGAACAATGATTAGAACAAGTCTTTTAAATAGCCTAATGGAATTTTTAGAAGACAACAAGCATCAGGACCTTCCTCAAAAGATATTTGAAATAGGAGATGTCCTATATATGGATGAGTCAAAAGAAAACAAGACAAAATCCGCGAAAAAACTAGCTGGAATGATTTGTCATAGCTCTGCAAACTTTACAGAAATAAAATCAACTGTTTCAAGCGTGCTTTCCAATTTAGGATACACTATGGAAATATCCAACTCAACAAATGGTAGTTTTATTCCAGGAAGAGCAGCTGATGTGATTGGTGAATCTAAAAGTGGTAAAGTGGTTGGATTCTTTGGAGAAATCTCTCCAGAGGTTATTCGTAACTTTGAATTAGAGTATCCAGTTACTGCATTTGAAATAGAGTTCAAACTTTAATAAAAAGTTTGAACAAACTTTCTTTTTTTAAACTTAAACTTTAAATTAAATAAATCTTTAAACTTATTTTCTCTTTTTTTAACTAGAATAAAAGTTTTATCTTTCATTTAAATTATTATAAATTTCTTTTTTCATTAGAATTATTTTTAACTTCTTTTCTTTCATTTAAATTATATAACTCCTTTTTTCATTTAAATTATTAAAACTTGTTTTCTTTATTATTTTAATCAATCATTTCTCTAGACCTTTCCATCGTATTTTTACCACAGATAGGACAAGGATTCTTTAGACTGATTGGATAAAACTCCTCTCCGCACTCAGGACAGACATCCATATCAAACATCTTTCCCTCCAAATCCAAATTATAATTATCCTCAGTCGAATTCATGCAAATAATAAAATCATCAAATCTATCTAGATTATCATTAATGGCATCTAAATAAAGCCCAATATCCTTTATCAATTGATTTGAATTGAATCCGGACCTTTTAGTATTCAAATAATGATTTAAATTTAATTCATAAATATTATAAACATGATTATCCTCTATAAAAGAACTAATCTTTTTCAAATTCTCATTATTCTCTATTAATTCAATCAATTCCTTATGAAAATCAATGGATTCTAAAAGAAAATCATGCTTTTTAGGAATATAGAATTTTAAAAAGTCAAAAGAAGCGTCTGTAGTGTAAATGCTAGAGTCAGGAGTGAACTGATAGATTCTTACAGTCTTCTGGCAACTTGAACAGTACTTTTCAATTACACGACCTTTGATTAAGGAATCATTACCATAATCAGAATCAGTGAATAAAGCCATATACTCTTCAATGCAATCCATTTTATCATCAAAGCAAAATCGATAGTTATGAATTGTAAAATAAAAATCACAAGATCTGCAATGATAATTAAAGACTTGAGCCATAATATCTCCTTAATAAACTAAATAAAATTAAGTAAATGAATAAACTAAATAAAATTAAGTAAATGAATAAACTAAATAAATAAAGTAAATAAATAAAGTAAATAAATAAACTAATTAAATAAAGTAAATAAATAAAGTAAAAAGATAAATTAAGTGATTTAAAAATAAAAAGAATGATTAAAAAACCTTAAAACTTAAATTGTAATCCCATAATACTTTAAAAGGGCTATCATCATATTATAAGACTTTCCAACACTGCCACTTGCTATCTTACCATGAGGAGTGAGAGCCTCACAAGTCACTGAAGTTATTCCTTTTAAATTACAAACGTCCTCAACAGCTCCAGGATACTCTTCACCTGCCTTTTTATAAATCAAAGAGGAATATCCTGTTGTCTTGGAAATATATTTAGCAAGAGTTGCACTTGATGCCATTGGAGAAGAGGTTCCCATAGCAACATTTTTACCTGGATCTCCATTTGGCCTTGTACAATGGAAATCGCCGAGAACATCCACCTTTAAAGACAAAGCAAGATTAACCAGTTTGTTTGAAACTGTTCCATTCTTATTTGCAACACTGTTTAAATTTACATTATTGAAATATCTTGCATTCTGTTCAGTCATCTTAGGGCATAAGACAGGCACTATATAGACAGTACCATTTATCTTTTTCTTTGAATTATAAATATTATTGATGAGTTTAAATGCTGCCGCTTGAGAGGAAAGCTCATGTCCATGAACTCCCGCATTAATAAATACCTTCTTGCCGCTGCCATTACCAAATTGAATTAAAGGAGTTCCATTATTACAAGCAGAGATTATAGCATTGGTTAAGCTTGATTTTGGAATATTATTCATAAGAACAGAATTCTTTTTAATGTTTCCCTTTGTTCCCCATTTTAAGACAGAGAGATTATAAGGATTTTGAGAGCTTACAATAATATTATTGGAATTTGTATTGCTATAATAAAACTTATTATCATATACAGATGAGTTTATAATATATTTTCCAATTATAAGATTTATTGGCAGGCTCACTAAGCCATTCTTATCGCTTGTCCTATAATATGTCTTTGCTGAAAGCTTTAAAGCCACCTTTATATCAGAAATAGGATTGCCGTTATCAGTTATCTTTACTTGAAAGCTATTTGAATCCCCATATTTCTTTGACAAGTCAGAGCTTGATATTGAAAGCTTCTTTTTGCTGATTGTAATGGAGTTTTTAACCACAGCAGATGAATAATTGCTATCTCCTTCAAATTTAGTGCTGATATTATATTTCCCCGGAGCCAGATTAATCATTAGACTAGCTAGGCCATCCTTATCTGTTGTTCTGTAATATGTCTTTGATAAAATGACAAATGACAGTTTTGCACCTGCAATTGGATTTTTGTTTAAATCAGTGAGTTTAGC
Encoded here:
- the pheT gene encoding phenylalanine--tRNA ligase subunit beta, which translates into the protein MPVITFKYQDLKDLGIDMEKDELINTLPMMASDIEDYDDEEIKVEFFPNRPDNLSVEGVARSFKGFLGLETGIPKYEIVPSGEKVTVSPEVAEIRPFIKFAKIENVDFSGDKIKYIMDFQENLHWVIGRDRKKVAIGVHNADVISGPYKYIATPKDENAFVALEMEEEMTPGEILTQHKKGEKYAHLIDKFDKYPLILDKDNQVLSMPPIINGELTKLTEDTKNIIVDVTGTDEIAVTQALDILCASFAEVGGQVKSMEVEYEDRTVISPDFTPKVKTVHVDLTNELIGGTDLSPEDIKKLLEKARFDANILNENELEVFIPPYRVDILHEVDIVENITIQYHINAVEAKLPDITTVANEHNWFKSEKTIRELMVGLGFQEIMSLMLTSEESQYEKMNAEEIDHVQVSKPITISGTMIRTSLLNSLMEFLEDNKHQDLPQKIFEIGDVLYMDESKENKTKSAKKLAGMICHSSANFTEIKSTVSSVLSNLGYTMEISNSTNGSFIPGRAADVIGESKSGKVVGFFGEISPEVIRNFELEYPVTAFEIEFKL
- a CDS encoding succinylglutamate desuccinylase/aspartoacylase domain-containing protein; the encoded protein is MLLNDKSELLKSLSILFLLIVLITSFNSVYANSDNFDSAKSSDLIFSDSNNVYIENIDCSDSILINVYSNKKDSNLGSYFVGSSSDSYLKDSNSDSAFVVSNSEDSYLEDSNLNHSKNYLSSQSLSASSKSKVILTTSNLSASYKTKNFTAKLTDLNKNPIAGAKLSFVILSKTYYRTTDKDGLASLMINLAPGKYNISTKFEGDSNYSSAVVKNSITISKKKLSISSSDLSKKYGDSNSFQVKITDNGNPISDIKVALKLSAKTYYRTSDKNGLVSLPINLIIGKYIINSSVYDNKFYYSNTNSNNIIVSSQNPYNLSVLKWGTKGNIKKNSVLMNNIPKSSLTNAIISACNNGTPLIQFGNGSGKKVFINAGVHGHELSSQAAAFKLINNIYNSKKKINGTVYIVPVLCPKMTEQNARYFNNVNLNSVANKNGTVSNKLVNLALSLKVDVLGDFHCTRPNGDPGKNVAMGTSSPMASSATLAKYISKTTGYSSLIYKKAGEEYPGAVEDVCNLKGITSVTCEALTPHGKIASGSVGKSYNMMIALLKYYGITI